In Pseudorasbora parva isolate DD20220531a chromosome 9, ASM2467924v1, whole genome shotgun sequence, the sequence acagaatttcaatttggccaactgaaaaatttagatgtgaccagtcactagaacattttcaattatggccattttttacagtataataatAAGTAATTGAATACTTGTGGAGAAAGTATTTTGTAGAGTAATCTAATTACGATACACTACTGAAGATGTGATTAGTAATTAATAACTTTTTcggagtaacttacccaacattGGACATTATTAATGGCAGTCCTATATTGTTAAACCATCTTTAATAAAATGACAGAGGTGCGGCcatgttattttgattttgagaaTTGACTATTATATTTCGTTGTTGATGTTTCTCTATATTTCTATATTGTATGGAAAATGCATATTGATTCATATTGAAAacatactttatttttttaagtaagcACCCTTAACCCCAACCCTAAACGTAACATTCAGCAAATTGTATGAATGAGATTGCACAAATGTGTATAgaattgacaaaatgtaaaataattgccATGGGATTGTGTTGACTCCTCTCATATAACCGTCTTCAGGTCCCTCAGGGAAGGTTCGTCTCGCTCTTGTTCCGGGCTCTGGATCTTGAGAGTGATAGTCTTTGCAGATATGATTTTGTTGATGTATACAATGGCCACATCAACGGGCAGCGTCTTGGCCGCTTCTGTGGTACTGCCAAACCCAGAGCGCTGGTCACCACTGGAAACAAGATGCAAGTGGTCATGGTGTCAGACGCCAACACAGCTGGGAGTGGTTTCCTTGCTGCATATTCAGCGATTCGCCCAAATGAAAGAGGTAACAAGACTACCAACTTATAACCATCCAAATATAGTAAGTGGCCCTTCCCTGTTATTTAAATTCAGTACTGtgatttgttttgctttttcagatttttttgaaTCCTCTTATACTGTAAATGCACACTTACATTTTCAGAAAATGCACTACAGATTATATTCCATATACATCTGCACTGATTCCATGTCATCAGACTGATATCCAATGATTGTCCCTGGCAGGTGACCGGTATTGTGGGGGTCTTTTAGACAAGCCCTCTGGGACGATTAAGACTCCTAACTGGCCAGATAAAGACTACCCAGCAGGAGTGTCATGTTCCTGGAATATTGTTGCTCCTCAAGACCAGGTGTTAATTTATCTCTGTAATTTTCAGATCATGTTACAAGTCATGCATCACTGACAACACATTGACAGGATGAGTATGAATAAATTTAAATtgcaaagtaactttcccctcTCAGATCATTGAGCTGAAGTTTGAGAAGTTTGATCTGGAGCGAGACAGCTACTGCCGCTATGACCATGTGGCTGTGTTTAATGGTGGAGAAATTAATGACTCACGGAAAATCGGCAAGTTCTGCGGAGACAGCCCACCCATGTGAGACCCTCAGTCCATCACACATGCACCAATACACCATTTATCATATAATATTCATTCTTTAAGCAGATAAACCACCACAGACATTGACCTTTATTACATTTAGTCTGATATGGATTTATCATTGGTTGATGCTACATAATTGCATGCTGACGCCCAATACTGATATTTTAAtggaaaagttatttttaattttttcgcTAAGGGGTAAAAACATATTCAGAACACCACAACGCCGTCCACAGTCCTAAGAGTGCtgtttagatgaatatgtaaatatgtgctgcaTGCTTTACTCTCAATAAcgaaataaacctaaaaaatgaCAGTGGTGAGAAAGCagcagttaagaaagcatctgGTCATTTAAATGTGTATATGTTTGCACCAGCTCACAAtcaatatttgattgtgttcagtaTATTGCTCAGTCATTTTAAGTTTTGCTGATGATGCTTCCtaacttttgttttctgcctgcagtATCTAAGAGGGACTGTAACTTTATCATTCATcttacattaaattaaacataTTCAGCCAAGGTATATACTGTACGTGTATATCGTTATGTCTTAAGTAGCTAAATGTGAACAGTTGGTTGAACAATTTCTTACTACTTGTTAAATAAACCTACTTTACCTGAAAAACTGTATTGCATTAACCATATCGTTATCATGAAATAACATTTCTCAGAATGTGAAATATGATTTTGGttatatcacacacccctagaCTTTAATACAGAATCTTATTTGTcctatacattttataattcaATGCAATTTCTTCTTTTATGCACACTCAAAAAATGCTTTCTCATCAATAAAGTGTCTCTACATGGTCGATAAAGCTTTATATTAGAGAGGTATTTTAAAGGATAAATGGTCAtttcaaaaattatttatttattttgtctcGTAGGCCAATTTTTTCGGATGGCAATCATCTCCTCATCATGTTTCTGTCAGACCTGAGTCTAACTGCGGATGGATTCATCGGCCATTACCGCTTTAAAACGAGGAGTCTCAGCACAGCCAGCACCCCTCTCACCCCCGTGAGCACTATACCACCCACCACCCTGCCCGTAGGTCAGTCCACAGCCCACTTTCCAGAAGGtttcatttcaaatgaaaaATGCAAGTAGCGGCACGGTGTAAAACTGCTGTACATTATGGGAATAAACTTGTGTAGGTAATGACATTGGAATGTATTGAAGATTTATTATGTTTGGTTCATATGGAACACATTAGTTCGGTCACATGGGAAAACTAATGTGCTTCTATTTTGTTACTAAAGTGCTTTAACAGAAATAAATGTATGCTACTTTTGCTGTGTTTTACATTGTGTTTTAGTGTAAGTGTAAGGTCATTATTAAAACGTATCTTTTCACTCTCTATTCCAAAAAGCCCTTACATATTCAGAAGGTCTTTGCAAGCAAAAATGCAAAAGGACTGGAACAATTGAAAGTCATTACTGCTCTAGTAACTTTGGTAAGTGGCCGTTGTTTAATTGAAATGTTTTTGCTTTCTGCAAACTCAATTAATATCAGGAATTCTGGGAATTTCTTTGATTTTCTAATTCCAGGTATCAGACTTTTACAAAGGCATTAAAATAAATTTGTCCTGTTTAGTCTAGCAATGTTGTATAGAAATGCTCGGTATCTAAGTATACTCTATGTAGTAGgtataaaaaaatgtactaGTAGTATACTTGTATGTGTCCTCTATTCATTCAAATATGAATATACACTGCtctgacaaaaaaaagtatcattattgcagtgattttgATGTTTCTTGCATGTTATATGTTCGAAcacagttcttctaaccctaattgatggagtgtgtagcttttcatttcttaaacaaccatgtaggaagatagcctgacaagccagactcacttcaagatgtttggtctggaaactcaccattgacagggctcaatccgaggggcgggataaacggttgtctttcaaactccctctgcacgcaataggatagcgctacaaccaaccagaacaacgtgaagcagagctcgttgacagattaaactttcgccgtatccggtcggcaaaactctgaacacatcttccctttttaagaatgacttcagtgccgttctttgttcttttctcagagaaaagctcaactccaagtcttccagagtcacggtcaaagctgattcgaaacacccccgtttgccagtttctgtgtttactagtaacacgcaagcgcaactctgctgtggggctatgttaagccccgcccaccgactctatacacgatgtgattggcctgaccagagtttggtttttacagttcagaagtgtattgagagttgctagacgacactcgcggcagattagatttgctgccgctagggtgcgtctagatttctaggccatcatggccatattccaggatgacaatgtcaaagattcatcaggctcaaattgtgaaagaatTGTTGGGAGGGAGCTTGAAAAATCCCGACTCCAGActttaaattcattgaaagtctttgggatgtgctcgAGGAGTCCTTACAGAGTGTTGGACTCTTGAATTGAATTCAATTCAAAATCTTGACCAAAAActgatgcacctcttgatggaaacaACATTGCAACATTGATTTCCACCAAGAGGTGCATCgatttttggtcaagatcttgtactacatggttgtttaagaaatgaaaagctgcgcactccatcaattagggttaGAAGGTCCTGcattttaattcacagaaataatTCACTGTGCTGGTTTTAGAAGTTAACTAAAGCTCCCATTCACTGTCTCTGTTTTAATAATGCTTATAGATGGAAAATGTGTTCAGGCCGATACTGAGACTCAgctctttttttaattgcaGTGGCAGTAAAGCTGCTGAGCACAGTAAAAATCACAGCACGCATAGCATAACTATACATACTTTATACATTACCATGCACATGCAATTTTATGCATTTGTTCAAAGAAGAAACCCTGATTCTGTGAATTTACAGTCTTTTTTTCCACACACAGTGATTACTGCCACCCTTATCTCAGCAGCCATGAGGGACCACAGCGTCCTCGCCACCTTCTCCCTCATGCACCTTTATAAGGAAGGAAGTTTAGCCATCCAACAGGCTGGGAAGACTATGAGCACCAAAGTCAAAATCCTCTGTAAAAAATGCCCTCTGGTCAGAAGAGGCGAGTATCTTTACACTGACCTTGATCTAAAAGAACCCTAAccttaatcattttaattgaaACCAGCACAGCCAGCGCTAGCAGCAAGCGCGTCCAGCAGATGTTTATAGTTGATTGAGGTGGATTTTGGAAGGTGATAGTTTGCAAATTTCGAACTCCCCCAAAGTCCTTTGGCTCCATTTGTGGTGTTGAGATATTTCAGACAGGATATGCCATTTCAGCGTCACGGTGTGTAACTTAAGCTCACTCAGGAGAGGGTTCTCAGTTGGTTTCCTTGAAACATGGACAGCTAGAATAATAATTCTCTTCAACCACATGGATGGTATGCGTCTTCATTGTGCCATGCTTTACCTCAGCTCACTTAGTGTCGAAATATTAAGCCACTGCTCAGAAACTCTGAAAAGCAACTGTTTTGTTTTGGGGGAGGTTTCTAGAAATGTGCCATAGAAgaatttgcattaaaatatgCAGGAATTGTTTTTGGCAGTTCAGAGGAACGGTTTAACATGAATCATTTGCGGTggaatttttactgttgaaatGAAAAGCAAGggaataaacaaaatattatttgcTCTGGCTCACATTATAGTAAAGCAAAGGCAAAAGTATAGATTTGTCTTGTATTAACATGGCTGTGTTCTTCTACacttaaatgaataaataagtaAAGAGAAAAGGAATGTCCTAAACACCCCCTTGAAATGTTTTACACTACGGGTTTGGAATGTACAGTTGCTAGTTCAAAATATGTGGCCAATCCTCTGTTACtaattcaaaaacattatagaTTTGGTCGGCATTACTGGGAACGTCATAGCCGTTAATTCCGTGAGATATACATCATAGCCGTTAATTCCGTGGGGGAAAACAACCCATTCGAATGAACATGCGTAGACCTTATAaaaaccagcagccatatcaccttGTAGCCCAAGattggtttcccactgaagctaagcagggctgagcctggtcagtacctggatgggagaccaactaggaaaaccaggtagctgctggtagaggtgttagtgaggccagcagggggtgctcaccctgtggtctgtgtgggtcctaacaccccagtatagtgatggggacactatactgacaaagagcaccgtcttgcGGATGAGAAaataaaccgaggtcctgactctctgtggtcatttaAAATCCCAGGATATCTTTCAGAAAAAGAGTAGGGTGTACCCCGGCATCcgggccaaatttgcccattggcttctgtccatcatggcctcctaataatccccatatcctgattggcttcatcactcggtctcctctccacaataagctggtgtgtggtgagcgttttggcacaatatggctgccgtcgcatcatccaggtgggtgctgcatattggtggtggttgaggagattcccctcttcaatgtaaagcgctttgagtgccttgaaa encodes:
- the pcolce2a gene encoding procollagen C-endopeptidase enhancer 2 isoform X1 gives rise to the protein MSRRQPVSSIISLEISLLFLSECHICSNAPHTMRIIIWSIASAFLFSVIFTQRHRRPVFTCGGNITGDTGLIGSQGYPGVYPPNNKCVWRITVPQGRFVSLLFRALDLESDSLCRYDFVDVYNGHINGQRLGRFCGTAKPRALVTTGNKMQVVMVSDANTAGSGFLAAYSAIRPNERGDRYCGGLLDKPSGTIKTPNWPDKDYPAGVSCSWNIVAPQDQIIELKFEKFDLERDSYCRYDHVAVFNGGEINDSRKIGKFCGDSPPMPIFSDGNHLLIMFLSDLSLTADGFIGHYRFKTRSLSTASTPLTPVSTIPPTTLPVALTYSEGLCKQKCKRTGTIESHYCSSNFVITATLISAAMRDHSVLATFSLMHLYKEGSLAIQQAGKTMSTKVKILCKKCPLVRRGLNYIVMGQTDEQGQGIVSPYNFVMAFKTKNQRDLGVLKNIRC
- the pcolce2a gene encoding procollagen C-endopeptidase enhancer 2 isoform X2: MSRRQPVSSIISLEISLLFLSECHICSNAPHTMRIIIWSIASAFLFSVIFTQRHRRPVFTCGGNITGDTGLIGSQGYPGVYPPNNKCVWRITVPQGRFVSLLFRALDLESDSLCRYDFVDVYNGHINGQRLGRFCGTAKPRALVTTGNKMQVVMVSDANTAGSGFLAAYSAIRPNERGDRYCGGLLDKPSGTIKTPNWPDKDYPAGVSCSWNIVAPQDQIIELKFEKFDLERDSYCRYDHVAVFNGGEINDSRKIGKFCGDSPPMPIFSDGNHLLIMFLSDLSLTADGFIGHYRFKTRSLSTASTPLTPVSTIPPTTLPVALTYSEGLCKQKCKRTGTIESHYCSSNFVAVKLLST